Below is a genomic region from Planctomycetota bacterium.
GGCCCGGGTGGTCTCTTTCTTCGCCGATCCCGCCCTGCGGGAAGTCCTGGACGCCGGCTCCTTCGAACGCTGGCTGGCGCTCCAGGGCTGGCGATACGAGGAGAAAAAAGACCGTCCCTCCCCCGCCCCCGCCCGGGTCACCCTCGTCTTCGAAGCCCTCCACCGCGCCCCCTATATCTGGGTCACCCGCATCCTCATGGCCGCCGTCTTTCTCGTTTTCCTCGTGCTCATTCATGTGGCCTGGAAGAACCGACCCGCGTCGCCTCGGGAGGTCCCCGCATGAAGCCCTCCGCCGCCGTCTTCATGATGCTCACCTGGGCCGCCGTCGTCTGGCTGAACGTGTACTGCGTCCTGAAACTTCTGTCGGGGCCCAAGAAGTAAACCCGTGGACGCCCACTCCCGCGAACGCCTCCGCAAACTCCTCGAGCGGGAAATCGAACGCCCCGGCTCATACGGCTCCGCCCTGGAGGATCTCGCCGAGCTTTTCCCCGACCAGCGCCTCCTCTTCGAATTCCTCCGCGCGCGCGACGAGGAACACCGCCACGCTTTCTACGCCAAGTCCCAGCACGTCTGGTACCGCCGCTTCGGCTGGCGCATCATGCGGCCGCTTTTCATCGTGGCGATCCTGGCGGGCGTCGGCTTCAGCCTCCAGCGGGCCGTGGACCCGACGCTCGGCGTCGCGTGCTTCCTGGCCGGCGCCGCGGCGCTTTACATCACGATCCAGATCTTCGCCCACCGCTGGGCCCAGCGCGACCTCAAGCAGCTCGACGCCGTCCGCGAACGCTACCGGGAACGGCTCCGCGCCCTCCTGGGCGAACTCGGCGCCTCGGACGCCCGATGATCCCTCTGGTCTGCCCCCGCTGCGGCGCGGACCTGCGCGAGTCCGGGGCCCGCCTCCGCTGCTCCTGCGGCTCCTATCCCGTGGTCGAGGGCATCCCCCTCCTCACCGACGCGGCACGGGATCGCGAGTTCTCGCTGGGCGAACTTCTCGCCCTCCACCGGCCGCCCCCCCGGACCCGCGCGGGAGCCTTCCTGCGGAGGCTTTTTCCGGGAACCGCGCGCCTGGCCCGCGCCGCCGCCCGCCGCGAAACCCGGTTCATCGATCTCGTCGCCCGCCTCGGGCGCGCCTCGGATCTCGATTACTTCCGGTACCGCTTCAGCGACCCGAGCTACATCGCCGCCCTGGCGTTCCTGGCGCCCCTCCGCGAAGGCCCGGTCCTCGACCTCTGCTGCGGCGCCGGCCACGTGACCCGCGCCCTGAGCCGCAAACTTCCCGGAGCCGCCGTCGTCGGGCTCGACCTCAACTTCGCGCTCCTTTACCTCGCCCGCCGATTCGTCGCCCCCGAGGCGATCCTCGTCTGCGCCGACGCGGCCGGAAAACTGCCTTTCCGGGACGGCGCCTTCGCCGCCGCCGTCTGCGCGGACGGCTTCTACTTCCTCCACGACCGCCTCCGGGCCGCCCGCGAGCTCCTGCGCGTGGCCCGCGGACCGGTGCTCGTGCCGCATCTCCAGGATCCCGCCTTCCAGGGCCCCTCCGTGCAGCCTCCCCTCGCCTCCGCGCGGATTCTGGATCTCTTCCGGGAACGCTCGCCGAGCCTTCATTCGGAGCGGCGGATCCTCGAGCGGTTTCTCGCGGAGCGCGTCCTGGATCTCTCCGGACCCGGACCCCATCCGGACGAGGCCGTCTCCCTGGCGGCGGGGGTCGATCCCCGCCTCTATCCGGAGGCCGACTTCTTCACCGGCGGCCGCTCGATCAACCCGATCTACGACGTTCGCGACGAAGGAGACGCTCTTTCGCTCGCCGCGCGGCGGCCGCACCCGTTTCTGCCCCCGACGCTCCGCGTCGAGCGCCGGAAGGTCGCCGAGGGGGACCCGGAACTCGCCCGGAAATTCGTCCTCCTCGATCTCCCGCCGAACTACGCCTGAGTCGCGCCGGCGGCCCGCGCCAGAAGGTCCGCCGTCCGGGCCACCCAAAGCTCGCCCGCGCGGTACCGCCGGGCCACGTCCTCGAGCGCCCGAAGACCCGCCGCCAGGCGCTCCGGCGTCTCGTCCCGCGAGGGTCCGATGTGAAGATAGACCACCATCGCTCCGCGCGAGGCGACCAGCCGATCGAGCGTTTCCGCGCTCAAGATCTCCGGGAGGAGCGAAATCGTGTCCCGTCTCCATCGGCCGTAGCGCAGAAAAGTCAGGACCTCGCGCCCGTCCCGGAGCCGCGCGGGACGCAGAAGGGCGTTCCCCGGATAAGGCTCCACGCCCAGGCGGCGCACGGCCGACGTCCCCAGAAAGTGC
It encodes:
- a CDS encoding class I SAM-dependent methyltransferase; the encoded protein is MIPLVCPRCGADLRESGARLRCSCGSYPVVEGIPLLTDAARDREFSLGELLALHRPPPRTRAGAFLRRLFPGTARLARAAARRETRFIDLVARLGRASDLDYFRYRFSDPSYIAALAFLAPLREGPVLDLCCGAGHVTRALSRKLPGAAVVGLDLNFALLYLARRFVAPEAILVCADAAGKLPFRDGAFAAAVCADGFYFLHDRLRAARELLRVARGPVLVPHLQDPAFQGPSVQPPLASARILDLFRERSPSLHSERRILERFLAERVLDLSGPGPHPDEAVSLAAGVDPRLYPEADFFTGGRSINPIYDVRDEGDALSLAARRPHPFLPPTLRVERRKVAEGDPELARKFVLLDLPPNYA